tttattgaatgcacACTAGGTACCAGGTACCATGCAAAGCACTTTCCATGCACCTGTTTCCTCATAGCCACCTCTCAGGGATGCTACACAAATTCACTGAAGCCAACTTTATGGGTACAGTCACAGGCTCAGAGGTATGTGACTTACTCAGAGTCACACAACTGGGAAACTTGACGGCCTGGATTCAAACCTGAGTGTGCTGGGATTCCAGAGCCCAAGACTGGGGAAACCATTCacattttaaatgggaaaaaacaagGTGGGCTATTGAAGGTCTCCCTGCGGCAGTGACATGCAGGTTGGGTCACAGAGGATGGTTAGGAGTGAAAGGAAAAGGATGGAGGGACAGGGGAGGTGATTGGgaagttcagagagagagaacGTGGGGCCTAGCGCATGCTTGGTGTTCAGTGAATGTGAGGTTAGGTTTGTAATGGCTATGAAAGGGATGGCTTGATGGTGGGGGTGCCTGCTGGGGTCCCTCACGTTGTCCCCCTTTCTTTTCATCCGCCAGATGGGGTTCAGCCTGAGCCGGGTCCAGTCTGGCAGCTCACGATCCTACTCAGTGAgtagaggtggggagggagggagatggggctGGGTGGTTGGGtggctcgtgtgtgtgtgtgtgtgtgtgtgtgtgtgtgtgtgtgtgtgtgttggagggggAGTTGTCAGTCTTATGGGTCTGTAACCCAGAGGCCCCTGCCTGTTCTTTGCTAGAGACAGGAGCAAAAGGAGACCTGGGTGgatgggaagggaggcagggccgggcagggcagggcccatGGGAAAGGGTAACCCAAGCTTCCTTCTTGCCCACTCCCCAGACCCGGGATTTTCGCGACTGCCCTTTCCAGAAAAACAGTAGCAACTTCCTGGTCCTCTTCCTCATCAACACCAAGGATCAGCAGtgagttggggggtgggggttgagggggGCAGGACCTCATTAAGACCGTCATTTGTGTTTCCCTGGGCGAGATGCACCTGAGCCAACTGGGTAGAACGAGAAGCCGGCTGCGTAGTGAGAAAGCCACTCACTTTTTAGTGTCACCTTCAGGCCTTCTGATTATTGGAAGGGAGAAGAGGGGGAAAGGTACTCGGGCAGTGCTGGGATCTCAGGGGAGAAGACCCGGATGCGGGGATGCGGACGGCTGCTGAATGCTTCCGGTGTCCAGGCAATGTCCTGAGGGCTTTAACACGTATTAACTCATCGATCCCATATATTGTTATTGTCCCCATTCTTCGGATGAGCAAACTGAGTCCCGAGAACTGGGATTCGGACCCAGGCAGCCTGGTGCTAGGGTCTGACAATACCGTGTTGCCTCTGTGTAGATAAcgctgtttttgtttgtttatttgtttgttgaatAACACACTCAAGTAGAAAGAGTGGATTGATGTTGTGGGAAATGACAAATACTGTAATTTCTAGGCAGTATAGGAATGTGGCAGCCACCTGCCACCTTCATGGGTAGTAGCCAAATGCTGAAACTTGGTGACCATTGACTCAGCTGGACGCCAGCCCCCAGGGAGGACATGCAGTGGGCCGAGGAGGCCTGTCCCCAGGGTTCAGCCTCCCAGCCTCATCCCCGCCCCTCACCCCAGGGTCCAGGTGCGGCAGTATGGGGAGCAGAAGAAGTTACTCATCTCTCCCGGGCTCCTGCCCGACCTGCCCTCTGAACCAGGGCTCCCGAAGCCCGGGCCCACGGCCACCCCCAAGGTGGACAGCGGTGAGTCGGGCTGGCCGTGCAGAAGAGAGAGGTGGGAGGGCAAGGCTACCATGAGCGTctacccccccacccctgcctccccatTTTCCTGCCATCCCTCTGTCCGTCCACCTCTTAAAAACAGTCACCCGTCTCCTACAGGGGCCATCGCGGTCAACAAGGCCAAGCCACAGCCTGCCGTGTCTCAGGTctggcagaggcagggcaggagggaggaaggcctaccccagggtggggggtgggggtgtggggaccGGGGCTGACGGAGGGGTTCTGTCCCCTCAGGGCCCCGGCAGGAAGGGCAAGGAGCTGGTGTTGGGTCTGGGCCACCTCAACAACTCCTACAACTTCAGCGTGAGTGTCTGTGGCTCCTgcagcccccctgcccccaccccgcagGGCAGCAGACCCCCAAGCTGAgccccctctcccctcgcccAGTTCCACGTGGTGATCGGCTCTAGGGCGGAGGAGGGCCAGTACAACCTCAACTTCCACAACTGCAACAACTCGGTTCCGGGCAAGGAGCATCCGTTCGACATCACGGTGAGCCAGGGAGCATGCGCCGCCCGCCAGGAGTTGAGCTCCCGACAGCCCCCCAGTGGCAGTGGGGGGAAGTGGAAGCTGTTAGACCCATTTGAGAGATGGGCCAACTGAGGCTCGGGGAGTCGCCTGAGAAAGTCGCCCCGCTAGAAAGCAGGAGAAGTAGGAGGGGTCTCGCCAGGACCGTGCCACCACCAGCAcccacctctgtccccacacCAGGTGATGATCCGGGAGAAGAACCCCGAGGGCTTCCTGTCGGCCGCAGAGATTCCCCTTTTCAAGCTCTATATGGTCATGTCCGCCTGCTTCCTGGCCGCCGGCATCTTCTGGGTGTCGGTCCTCTGCAGGAACACGTAATGCCCTTGCCCCCGCGGGTCCCCCGCCTCCCCTCGCGGAGCCCCCGCCGCGCCAAGCTGATGCTCCGTGCCCCCTTCGCCCGCCAGGTACAACGTGTTCAAGATCCACTGGCTCATGGCGGCCTTGGCCTTCACCAAGAGCATCTCCCTGCTCTTCCACAGCGTGagggccgggggccgggggcgggccgGGAGGAAGAGGGCCACCAGGCCGCCCCCGGAATGTCCGCGGACCCTGGGCTTGTGGGAGGCCCGTCCGTCTGACCGCCCGTCTGTCCACCCCCAGATCAACTACTACTTCATCAACAGCCAGGGCCACCCCATCGAGGGCCTGGCGGTCATGCACTACATCACGCACCTGTGAGCGGCGCCTCTCTGCGGGGCAGGTGGCGGAGGCGGGCAGGGCCGCGCCCCCACCTGACCTCGTTGTCACGCCGTCCCTCCGCTGCCCCAGGCTGAAGGGCGCCCTCCTCTTCATCACCATCGCTTTGATCGGCTCCGGCTGGGCCTTCGTCAAGTATGTCCTGTCCGATAAGGAGAAGAAGATTTTTGGGATCGTCATCCCCCTGCAGGTGcgtcgggggtgggggtgccccgggagagggcagaggggacacgAGGGGCGCAGGTCAGGCAGCGCCCCACCCACGCCGCCCGGCCGCACAGGTGCTGGCCAACGTGGCCTACATCGTCATCGAGTCCCGCGAGGAGGGCGCCAGCGACTACGGGCTCTGGAAGGAGATCCTGTTCCTGGTGGACCTCATCTGCTGTGGCGCCATCCTCTTCCCCGTGGTCTGGTGAGGATGCGTCCTGTCCCCACCCCGGCGGAGACCCGCCCTCTGCGCACGTGGGCGGGGCCGGCGCTGACCACGCCCTGTGTCCCACACCTGTCCCAGGTCCATCCGGCATCTCCAGGAGGCGTCTGGCACAGACGGGAAGGGTGAGGCCATGACCCCCGAGAACCTCTGCCCAGGGCCCTTTCTGTCCCGAGATGCCCCTCCTGGCCTCTTGCCCAGCCCCTGCTCACTGCCTCCCTGGGCGCCCCACCTGGCCTCTCTGCCCTGGGACGTCCCTGCAGACTCTCTGGCCCTGGGACACTGCCCCaggcctctccccttccccacccttgGTCTCCTTCCCCTGACCCCACTGTGTGCCCGCCCCCAGTGGCCGTGAACCTGGCCAAGCTGAAGCTGTTCCGGCATTACTACGTCATGGTAGGAGCCCGCGTGCGGGGGCGGGGaatggggggagggaggctggcagCCGCCAGGGACAACCAGGGACAGCCAGGGACAACCAGCCCGTTGGCACACACGTCCTGAGGCCCCCACCCCGAAGTCCCAGCCTCACGGTCCTCTGTCCCCACCGTCCCCTGcgccccacgcccgcccgcgTCCCGCAGGTCATCTGTTACGTCTACTTCACTCGCATCATCGCCATCCTGCTGCGCGTGGCCGTGCCCTTCCAGTGGCAGTGGCTGTACCAGGTGAGGCCGAAGGACGGGGGCTGGGCCAGACGGCGGCGGTGCGGCAGGCGTGCACCTGACACCCGGGCTCTGCCCGTGTCCCGCAGCTCTTGGTGGAGGGCTCCACGCTCGCCTTCTTCGTGCTCACGGGCTACAAGTTCCAGCCCGCGGGGGACAACCCGTACTTGCAGCTGCCgcaggaggatgaggaggatgTCCAGATGGAGCAAGTGTGAGTCCGGGTGTGGCGGCTGCTCTGGGGTGGGGTCGTGGGGGTGCAGAGGGATAGGAAGGAGGGGCCGGGACTGCTCTGGGGGTGCAGTGGGCGGGGCCAGGGCCGCTCTGGCCGCAGGGTGGGCGGAGCCAGGCGGATCTGGGATGGAACGGGCGGGGCCAGGCCGCTCTGGGGGCGTGGTTATGGGCTCTATGGAGACCGCAGGGTGGGCGGGGCTACGTGAGCTCTGGGGTGGGGCTTGGGGTGGGCGGGGCCAGGGCAGCCCTAGGGACGGGGCCTGCTGCCCTTGAGCTCTGGACAGCGTCGTCATTGGTGTCTGTCTTCAGAATGACCGACTCTGGGTTCCGGGAAGGCCTGTCCAAAGTCAACAAGACAGCCAGCGCGCGGGAACTGTTGTGATCATCTGCACATCTGGGACCAGATggtccccctcccccacgccgCCGCTTCgcacccctgcctctcccctaAAGTGTGTGTCGGGAGGGGCAGGGGACCTGTGCAGGGGAGGCGCCCGGCTCCCTGGGACCCGGGTTCGGAAGAAGACAGACCggcccttcttcccctcctgAGCATCGGGCAGCTGTGTCTTCATCCGGTACCACCCCGCACCTCCAGCTGTACAATAATGACAATCTGTTTTGCTACCACGGTTCCTTGCCTTTCTGGGGGTCGAGGTCTAACACAGACGTCGCCTTCATAATTTAGAAGCCCGCActggcagtggggggaggggtgcggtgTCCGTGACTTTGCGCGTTCACCGAATACCAGTTGAGCAACCACCGCGTGCTGGGCCCTATGCCAGGTGCTGAGGACAGAGCGGTGCCCGGGACCCCCCTGGTCCCAGCCCTCGAGGGACTCACAGCACAGGGTGTGGGCGGCAGGGGGAGGGACGTGTCACTGGGTGGTTCTATCACTGGGCCCTCAGACCCGTGATGGGGGCTGCACAAGGCCCTGACCCA
This portion of the Microcebus murinus isolate Inina chromosome 27, M.murinus_Inina_mat1.0, whole genome shotgun sequence genome encodes:
- the GPR108 gene encoding protein GPR108 isoform X2, with the protein product MGFSLSRVQSGSSRSYSTRDFRDCPFQKNSSNFLVLFLINTKDQQVQVRQYGEQKKLLISPGLLPDLPSEPGLPKPGPTATPKVDSGAIAVNKAKPQPAVSQGPGRKGKELVLGLGHLNNSYNFSFHVVIGSRAEEGQYNLNFHNCNNSVPGKEHPFDITVMIREKNPEGFLSAAEIPLFKLYMVMSACFLAAGIFWVSVLCRNTYNVFKIHWLMAALAFTKSISLLFHSINYYFINSQGHPIEGLAVMHYITHLLKGALLFITIALIGSGWAFVKYVLSDKEKKIFGIVIPLQVLANVAYIVIESREEGASDYGLWKEILFLVDLICCGAILFPVVWSIRHLQEASGTDGKVAVNLAKLKLFRHYYVMVICYVYFTRIIAILLRVAVPFQWQWLYQLLVEGSTLAFFVLTGYKFQPAGDNPYLQLPQEDEEDVQMEQVMTDSGFREGLSKVNKTASARELL
- the GPR108 gene encoding protein GPR108 isoform X1: MAVSERRGLGRGSPAEWGPRLLLLLLLGGCSGRIHRLVLTGEKRADIPLNSFGFYTNGSLEVELSLLRLGLQEKEEKSLLMGFSLSRVQSGSSRSYSTRDFRDCPFQKNSSNFLVLFLINTKDQQVQVRQYGEQKKLLISPGLLPDLPSEPGLPKPGPTATPKVDSGAIAVNKAKPQPAVSQGPGRKGKELVLGLGHLNNSYNFSFHVVIGSRAEEGQYNLNFHNCNNSVPGKEHPFDITVMIREKNPEGFLSAAEIPLFKLYMVMSACFLAAGIFWVSVLCRNTYNVFKIHWLMAALAFTKSISLLFHSINYYFINSQGHPIEGLAVMHYITHLLKGALLFITIALIGSGWAFVKYVLSDKEKKIFGIVIPLQVLANVAYIVIESREEGASDYGLWKEILFLVDLICCGAILFPVVWSIRHLQEASGTDGKVAVNLAKLKLFRHYYVMVICYVYFTRIIAILLRVAVPFQWQWLYQLLVEGSTLAFFVLTGYKFQPAGDNPYLQLPQEDEEDVQMEQVMTDSGFREGLSKVNKTASARELL